GAAAACATCTGAGTATGATGTCAAGTTAAGATCTCATCAAAACAACACATGAGTTTGATGTCAAGTTAGGATCTAATAATAGAAATAAATGAGTTGTGTGTTAAGTCAGGAAAACATCTGAGTATGATGTCAAGTTAAGATCTCATCAAAACAACACGAGAGTTGGATGTCAAGTTAGGATCTAATAATGGAAATACATGAGTAGTGTGTTAAGTCAGGAAAACATCTGAGTATGATGTCAAGTTAAGATCTCATCAAAACAACACGTGAGTTGGATGTCAAGTTAGGATCtaataatggaaataaatgaGTTGTGTGTTAAGTCAGGAAAACATCTGAGTATGATGTCAAGTTAAGATCTCATCAAAACAACACGTGAGTTGGATGTCAAGTTAGGATCtaataatggaaataaatgaGTAGTGTGTTAAGTCAGGAAAACATCTGAGTATGATGTCAAGTTAAGATCTCATCAAAACAACACGTGAGTTGGATGTCAAGTTAGGATCtaataatggaaataaatgaGTAGTGTGTTAAGTCAGGAAAACATCTGAGTATGATGTCAAGTTAAGATCTCATCAAAACAACACGTGAGTTGGATGTCAAGTTAGGATCTGATAACGGAAATAAATGAGTAGTGtgttaagttaaaaaaaaatctgagtaGGATGTCAAGTCAGGATATGATCAAGAAAACATCTGAGGAAATGTCAAGTGGGGATCTCATTAGGATAACATGTGAGTAGGATGTCAAATAAGGGTTTGATCAAGAAAATATCTGAGGTATGCCAAGTGGAGCTCTGATCAGTACAACATCCTGAGTAGGATGTCAGGTAAGGATTTGATCAAGAAAACATCTGAGGAAATGTCAAGTGGGGATCTCTTCAGGATAACATGTGGGTAGGATGTCAGGTAAGGGTTTGATCAAGAAAACATCTGAGATATGCCAAGTGGAGCTCTGATCGATTCAACGTCGTGAGTAGGATGTCAGGTAAGGATATGATCAAGAAAACATCTGTGTAAGTATGTCAAGTATTAAAAAAGATCTCATTGGGACAACGTCTGAGTAAGATGTCAAGCTAGGACTTCATCAGGATAACATCTGAGTTTGATGTCAAGTCAAGAGCTCATCAGGACCACATCTGAGTAAGATGTCAAGTAGAGATCTAGTCATGAAGACATCTGAGTAAGATGTCAAGTTAAGAGCTCATCAGGATAATATCTAGTAGGGTGTCAAGGTGGgctcttatcagaaaaacatctgaatgtcaaataagGATCTCATCAGGATAGCATTAGGTGTAGGATGTCAACTAAAAATCCCATCTGGAAAACATATGAGTAAGATGTCAAGTATCGATCTAGTTATGCAAACATCTGAGTAGGATGTCAAGTAAAGATCTAGTCATGCAAACATCTGAGTTGGATGTCAAGTATGGATCTAGTCATGAAAACATATGAGTAAGATGTCAAGTATGGATCTAGTTATGCAAACATCTGAGTACGATGTCAAGTATGGATCTAGTTATGCAAACATCTGAGTATGATGTCAAGTATGGATCTAGTCATGAAAACGTATGAGTAGGATGTCAGGTATGGATCTAGTCATGCAAACAGCTGAGTATAATGTCAAGTAAAGATCTAGTCTTGCAAACATCTGAGTAGGATGTCAAGTATGGATCTAATCATGAAAACATATGAGTAGGATGTCAAATATGGATCTAGTTATGCAAACATCTGAGTATGATGTCAAGTATGGATCTAGTCATGAAAACGTATGAGTAGGATGTCAAGTATGGATCTAGTCATGCAAACATCTGAGTAGGATGTCAAGTATGGATCTAGTCATGAAAACATCTGTGTAGGATGTCAAGTATGGATCTAGTCATGAAAACATCTGTGTAGGATGTCAAGTATGGATCTAGTCATGAAAACATCTGAGTAGGATGTCAAGTAAAGATCTAGTCATGCAAACATCTGAGTAGCATGTCAAGTATGGATCTAGTCATGCAAACAGCTGAGTAGAATGTCAAGTAAAGATCTAGTCATGCAAACATCTGAGTAGGATGTCAAGTATGGATCTAATCATGAAAACATATGAGTACGATGTCAAGTAAAGATCTAGTCATGAAAACATCTGTGTAGGATATCAAGTATGGATCTAGTCATGAAAACATCTGTGTAGGATGTCAAGTATGGATCTAGTTATGCAAACATCTGAGTAAGATGTCAAGTATGGATCTAGTTATGCAAACATCTGAGTATGATGTCAAGTATGGATCTAGTTATGCAAACATCTGAGTATGATGTCAAGTATGGATCTAGTCATGAAAACGTATGAGTAGGATGTCAAGTATGGATCTAGTTATGCAAACATCTGAGTATGATGTCAAGTATGGATCTAGTCATGAAAACATCTGTGTAGGATGTCAAGTATGGATCTAGTCATGCAAACATCTGAGTAGGATGTCAAGTAAAGATCTAGTCATGAAAACATCTTTGTAGGATGTCAAGTATGGATCTGATCATGAAAACATCTGAGTAGGATGTCAAATAAAGATCTAATCATGCAAACATCTGAGTAGGATGTCAAGTATGGATCTAGTCAGGAAAGAATCTGAGTGGGATGTCAAGTAAGGTTCTAGACATGACAACATCCAAGCAGGATTCCAAGTAAGGATCTGGTCATGGACAAATCTGAGTAGGATTTGAAGTTAGTATCTCAACACGTGAGAATATAATACAAATgtgtatttcaaacatttttaattcttTCAGCCTAAACATACTCCTCATGCAACCAAGTATATGCCAATTCCCCTACATGTGTCAggaaagatatttttttctggacCACTtccaccaattttttttttattcatttcatggGCCTTTAATGTCCTACACAAGCATTTGTCATTTGGTGGTCTGTTCTGCGGGTGGAAGAACCTGGTGCGCCTGTTATAAATCACAACCATTTGTTACCTCACACACCTCCTAACTTAAAGCCGTAGCCAAATTAGCAAAAGCTGTATTTGAGTCTCACTGGTCAGGAGTTTGAATCTACTTCACatatatgacgacagccagcattatggtgggagggaactgcGCAAAGCTCTCAGAAAACTCACTACTGAACaaaggttgctgaaagatcttcccacgtacaagtacgactggagaggaagccagcatgagctgctcATTAACTCCCGCTGACCCCAAAGCTGAGAGGTTcatgagtcattgtgctgtgccaGCAGGTTAACCACTGAGCACAGCTGAAGAACTTCATGTACCACTACCTCATTGAAATTGTCTAAATCACAGTCAGCTCCTCCTCCTCTcaaattaccctaaatgacctgaaatttcgtccacaaaaagtgtatttttagaggcgaatatatgtcacaaaatatttattttggtgctgaaacttacaattttgtaGAATATCACTCCATGTTCAAAGTACACCTCAAAACACTTTCCTAAactcaataaaactctcagaatcaggaaaaaatggGCACGTTAGTCATgcacgaaatttatggtcattcagGGTAGATGTGAGTGACATGCACACCAATATCAGCTCAGGGAAAGTCAAAAGGATTGGTCAAATTCAGCTGACTCACATTTGTTAGTAgaataacaaataacaacaaGAAACTTTGCAAATAGATCAAGCAATAACATCCAGAAAAAAAGGAACATAATATCACATCAAATATTGTTTAAGAATTTATTAACATCTGAAGCAAAATCAACAGCATATGATACAACAGAAGTAGTTCAAttaataaactaataaataGAAATTCCAATCATGCAACACACTGTTTTGCATTTacagcatttacatggacagtcaCAACCCTTCATTTAATTGGCTGACCCTTTTATAACGAtgtattcaaaattatttttacctGTCACAGAGATCAGGTATATGAGTGTAAAACAAAGGGCAAACCGTGAAGATCACAACTGCACCTCATAAAAGTTAACTTTCTGGCCAAAATCTGCAGCAAAACTCATTCCTTTGCCTAACTAAAATGTATGTCGTGACTTGTGGCAAGAGAAGGCAtttgctgtaaaaaaatttctcaaaatcaaataaaagggGGCTGCCAATTAGATTTTTCACAAAGATTGGGATGTGAAACGAAGCAATTTCAATATAACAATAACCTTTATTTACTGCAAAATGGATTGCAAGCATGAATCTGGATGTTACTGCAGTCACAAGCAATAATTTCCCTACGACCAAAAGTTACCTATGTCTTAAGCAAAGTCACAGTGGCAATGAGATGAGGGGCACCAGTAACCTTGTCAACCACACGCAACCACCGCACTGCTGGAGATGTGACACCGCACTGGACCAGACAGACACCTGGCATGAACAGTGGCCTCTTAAAGCTGGCATCTACATGGACCGGAAGTGTAAGGGTACCACCTGTAACATGGGTCACTTTACCTGAATACCCACGAATTACTGAATTTGCCTTAAACACTTgcaaaacaaggcattcagggAATACTGATAGCTCgtctgattgagcagtttgtaaaactgcataatgttcaagtgatgtattacaataaaatattgacctctaaaccaaaacaaaagtagaatgattgacactgtcatacacagatattagcCTTTAtctggctatctgtgtactatgggttgCCAcggcaaccctatgattggacAAAAACTTGAACCAAATTGGGCACCGACACCGACACTGCCAGCGACAGCATCGGATCCCCTTCtaacaatacctctccttacttcatAAGGCGAGCTAAACTAAACATTTTTAGACGCAAGTAAAGGTCATATACATGTTAcctacatttttccagtaggatatcattctacctttcaaacaaacttcaaaacacctttgaaACTGGCAAAATGATTAATCAAGTCATGAAAGAAATTTGAAGTCAAACCCAGAAGCTTTTGCGaataaatactatatttcaCCCTTTCAGCTTTTCAGGTTCAGCTTTCTAGTGACAATTAAAATGACATATTACTAAATTCGGACTGATTCATTTACCTAATATGACCACTTCATTTCTTATCAGAAGATAAAAAAGTGCTGGTATCCACAGACTTATGTGCCTCTGAAAGGGTGTTTTTTACAGATCAAACTCTATAGATGAAATAGCTCAAGATCAAAAAACAGTCAGTACATGTgtcctatatatttgttttctctgtgaaggccttgagGAAGATGAacttcattgtaaattgacagAGCtatcttcaataaataaagatattattatgaTAATATAACCATAGCAgtaatatttagttttttacACATGGTTAGTTGATCTTATGAACAAGatattcatatctttatttttcaaaaaaaaaaaaaagggagacaactgttaTTCTTTGCTATCatcactactaatatctgttctaaaaaattagaagaatcaGGGTATACAGGTAATAGAAAGATTAAAGTAGATTAAGGAGTTAATCAATGCAGAAAAGCTAATCAAATCATTATTTAGTAAAGGGACAATAAGAAGAACCCAACATTACATTTTGGGCCATTACACAGAAACTAACGACCCAttatacatacaggtaaaccCTGCTTACCTGAGTTCTGTATAACAGCTAGTGCCTTGGCTAGTGTCCACATGCCGTGGGCAATGGGCTGTCGGTACCCCAGGAGCTTGGCAGACCAGGAGTAGAGGTGGTGAGGATTCCAGTCCCCAGTGGCTTTGGCATATCTGATCCCTGTGTCCCCAGGGACGCTTAGCTCTACCTCGTTAAAACCACCTGAACAATATGTGTATACTGTTCTTAAAGTGCCATCCACAGCCAAGAGAAAATTGGTGAAAATATTGAAGGATACATAAAAATGGTTTCAATTGTATTTCTGGGGTGTAAAATGAGTTTACAGcacaaagtacagttttctggCCTCATCAGCGATGACAGCTGTAAAAACAACTCGTCATTTTAAAAGGAGTTGGTTTGTAATTCGTCAAAAACATTTAGGGACTACGCAGGTGGAGAAATCCAGGAAACACTAACATATACGACACAAGCCTAACCTTGCTCAGGCTTAACAGGAGCAGTTCTGTGCCCTCCACTTCTTTGAGCTTTGGGGTTTCTGGACagcagagttgtctccccttcccAGACACATTTCTCTGCCATGTTGAACACTTGCAGCCTGATGTCAGCCTCCACACCTCTGTCAACCTCTCTGTACCTCATCACCTCAGTGTCCAGGTCAAAAGGCAAGGTCAGGAGGTCATCCAGGTTTTCATATATGGTTACTGTTTGCTTGATGTGTATTAGACCTTAAATATAACAAGCCAACCGatgtttgtgttaattttaagcATAACCTGGTACAAAATGCTTTCATCAACCTACTGAATTAAAGCAACCATGACtttgcataaatacatataccctaattcctcaacatttccgcaaatgaaaaagcaactttcagtgcaatttcttcacatttttaatCCGATTTTGAGGACAAAattacactggttggattgaccaatttaaGTGCTgcacaagaagtataattttatcagtcaacacagaaaaataccatcagaatatggttgaataaacaccttgcaaacatgcgaaaaggttaaagaattacagcatgttcacatttgtttaatacagagaactaaatatatattattttgtaaattacatttacatttcttgGTAATATATGTGCGTCACATTCAGGATTCTGCTATATGTGACTACAGACAATGCTggcaataataaaataattaaagaaaaaaaaagagtgcaGCTATTATAGAAGAGTTAGTACCTGAGGTAAGATGTGTGCTATACATGTTTTTACAGTAGTTATAGTGCACAAGGCATCATTATTAATATGCCCAATAGCTGATGTCCATGACAAAGCCTTACCCAATGGTGCCAACTGGCTCTTAGATGATACAGCCAAGGTTATCAAAGGCCTTGTAAACAAACATTCCATATACATTAATGGGACAGAAACAGACTCCGTATCTCCACAAACTTTCCGGTATTCCTGAAGTTTAGCTGGGTTCAACCTAAAATCAGAAAACTCATTTCTTTTACATGCTCAGTTTATGCCCTAATTGAACAGTTAATTTTTTGCTACCGGTAAAAAATACCCAGCAGTACTTTTTTATTAAGTACTTGCACCTACCTTGTGACAAAAAAAGCATGCTCTACTGTGTGATACTTTTAAATCTATTTAGCCATGAGAAAATTTCACCATTTTTAACCTGTAGTGTTCGCTTTTACATTGTAGAAATTAGATTAGTTAACCATATAGATCCATTAATtcaaagtaaaatgaaaaaggTAAACAATGAGCTATGAATCTCCCATCAATATCTAACAGCTTCAGTTTCAACAAGAATCAGCTCAAACTTAACACAAGCTGTTCATGGCATAAGCAAAaatgtctacatatatatacatgtatacacaggcCATTGTGTATTGTGTGCGACTTCAGTGAGCCAAACTTGAAGTACACCAGGGGAGATAATCTGGCACAATGACAAGCTCCATGCGCATGTATTGTTCAGGCTATTCTGGAAGATGCATGGGGAACAAACATATATCATCTTAAAGCAACTGCCATTAAATAATGCTTCCATCCCAGAAAGATTATTAGCATCAATGGTGACTACATAAATATAAAGCCATTACCACTGCTGCTAAACACACTGTCTAGGGCGTAGGTTTGAATCACAAGTAAATCTAAAATAATCCACTTATCACACAAAATAATCCAGAAAAATCTGCCTAACTTCTGGtagtaatgtttttttctttccttccaAAATTTGCTACTTTGATCTTCAGTTTGTCTATtaatccaacaactctgtcagttctttatttcattgaatttgttgtttgtttgtttttgattatTTGAAACGTTGTATCAAATAGAGCTGTAATCATTAATACCTACACACCTACAATCCTTAAACACTATATTTGCTCGTTTGGGCCTTATGCCAGTCGACGAAACGCTATTCGCCGTACTGTCTTTCGAGCCCACGCTCGAGAGCCTCAATCCAAATTTGCCACCTTCTCGGTAGAGACGACCTTGCTTCCTTTTTAGGCTTAAAATCAATCCTTTTGTAAAAATGCACAACAGACTAGGTTTATCATTATAGGTATAGCTGTCTTTGAAGTCTTCGAAACAACTACTGTACCAAAGTGCaaagaaaaaagcaagaaaTGCGCCTACAATCATAACAATGATTTCCACATATATCATTTTTGAAGAGTTCTCGTAGGCTTGTGAAAACTCAGACAGGATAAAAACGGAAACGGACTGAACACGGCATTCAAATATGTCATATATGTGTAATCGTTTAGCACGGTTTCATAGTGAAAAAATATGCTGTTTTTTGTCATTAAGTATGAGAATCAACAATTtttaataaaagcaaaaataatatatatatatctatcaaAACCCCACGATAACCGACTTTTTCcgtttcaatatttcagtttcaaattTTGGCACAGCTTTCATCTGTCATCATTCCATGTAAGTGGCTTTGCATATGCAATAACCGAGGCGGGCGACAAAGTTGTTAATGGTTTCTCATTATGGGTGTCACAAGAAACAACCGAGAGCTGTTTTTCAATGGCCTAATTGATGATCAACTAGAGTAAGTATGTTCACTGATTACGCATATTTATTAAGCCAACATCTATCATGCATTTCGTTGCTAGAAGATTTCTTCACACTCAGCGATTCCTTTGGGGGAGATAGACCTAGACTTGAATCACGGTAGTTCCACGGGTGAAGCTGACAGCAGATTTAACAGATTACTACCTTATCTGTTGATCCGCATTCGTGTGGCTAGAATCACCGATGTTTCAGATGACACGGTTATACTCAGAGTGACTTTCATAAACTGACCATTCACATCAACAATCGTTAACATATTAAGATAGTGACCTTATGTGAGGACcaattgattgattatttgGTAAACCAATATTCACAACAGCcctattattatcattattattattattgtattaaaaGAAGGTATGTTGTGTGTTAATTTCTTCTATCCTTAAGTTTGTGGTTACGACCGCCAGCACAGGCACTTCAAGTACAACATACACATTTCACAACTAAAGGCAAGTCACAACTAAATTTAATCTGCAACTATTACACATAGAGCCTATGCTACAGGgattatgtatgtgtttatatagaTGTAGACTTcagatttcatattttgttataaaatacaGCTAAGTGGGagttagttcaattaaatttaaacattgaCGAAGAAGTATCGTCGGTTTCTGATGTTTAGTAAATATTGGAAAGTGCTAAAAATGGTggattaatttaattgaactgaaATACATGCAATGTGATACCATGTTAGAGTTTTACATCTAAATGCCACATGTTACATTATACACATTGTATGTCTGTTTACACAATATACTTGTCACAGTTGTCAGATCTGGAGAGCTGAGCCCTGCGCAAACT
Above is a window of Liolophura sinensis isolate JHLJ2023 chromosome 7, CUHK_Ljap_v2, whole genome shotgun sequence DNA encoding:
- the LOC135471677 gene encoding 3-hydroxyacyl-thioester dehydratase X-like, which encodes MIYVEIIVMIVGAFLAFFFALWYSSCFEDFKDSYTYNDKPSLLCIFTKGLILSLKRKQGRLYREGGKFGLRLSSVGSKDSTANSVSSTGIRPKRANIVFKDCRLNPAKLQEYRKVCGDTESVSVPLMYMECLFTRPLITLAVSSKSQLAPLGLIHIKQTVTIYENLDDLLTLPFDLDTEVMRYREVDRGVEADIRLQVFNMAEKCVWEGETTLLSRNPKAQRSGGHRTAPVKPEQGGFNEVELSVPGDTGIRYAKATGDWNPHHLYSWSAKLLGYRQPIAHGMWTLAKALAVIQNSGGTLTLPVHVDASFKRPLFMPGVCLVQCGVTSPAVRWLRVVDKVTGAPHLIATVTLLKT